A genome region from Streptomyces xanthophaeus includes the following:
- a CDS encoding GntR family transcriptional regulator, which produces MPSPSRGGGQAAMPKYQRIAAALRRDLDRAAHTPGGRLPSERSLAARYQVNRQTIRAALQYLREDGLVVTGRRGTRPAVPAVPALAAVSVVPAAAPSAGRAPARSWVTFVTVPPSLGSLLGMAGGDRTLVHHHRERGPAGETLRDAVTYFSPGAVARSPELAALRPRAAATATAREQDLVPLHRWLDRAAAVGRVAETLTMTRVTHPQSTAPACGLTVRRTLHDSSGRLLAVTDLAFPTWDRLTFHRDRDHATTGFRIT; this is translated from the coding sequence ATGCCCTCCCCTTCGCGGGGCGGCGGCCAGGCCGCCATGCCCAAGTACCAGCGGATCGCCGCAGCGCTGCGCCGCGATCTCGACCGCGCCGCGCACACTCCCGGCGGCCGACTGCCGTCCGAACGCAGCCTCGCCGCCCGCTACCAGGTCAACCGGCAGACCATCAGGGCTGCCCTCCAGTACCTGCGCGAGGACGGCCTCGTCGTCACCGGCCGCCGCGGCACCCGCCCCGCCGTCCCTGCCGTCCCGGCCCTTGCCGCCGTCTCCGTCGTCCCGGCCGCGGCGCCCTCCGCCGGGCGTGCGCCGGCCCGGAGCTGGGTCACCTTCGTCACCGTCCCGCCCTCGCTCGGCTCGCTCCTCGGCATGGCGGGCGGGGACCGCACCCTGGTCCATCACCACCGCGAACGCGGACCGGCCGGTGAGACCCTCCGGGACGCCGTCACCTACTTCAGCCCCGGAGCCGTCGCGCGGAGTCCTGAGCTGGCGGCCCTCCGGCCCCGGGCGGCGGCGACGGCGACCGCCCGCGAACAGGACCTCGTCCCACTGCACCGCTGGCTCGACCGCGCCGCCGCGGTCGGCCGGGTTGCCGAGACCCTCACCATGACCCGCGTCACCCACCCGCAGTCCACCGCCCCGGCCTGCGGTCTGACCGTGCGCCGCACCCTGCACGACAGCTCCGGGCGGCTGCTGGCCGTCACCGACCTGGCCTTCCCCACCTGGGACCGCCTCACCTTCCACCGCGACCGCGACCACGCGACCACCGGTTTCCGCATCACGTAA
- a CDS encoding MMPL family transporter, translating into MPTPMPPVLSPVIHSGTGRRPCHPTTVVTRTRTGVLVGADGRTLVPGYGSSPDPTFRPLAPDGLEPGRKPPAGTAQTGGNVIRALTGFSTRSPWKVIALWAVLGLAAAVLGQAFVFRAVQTGNAGFLPAQYDSAAALKIAEERFGAKPDANLLTVLVARSDGAPLTAADEQRIDAQAERLSRKRIVMPRTEETMPLAQDHSQVPRVSPAMTAPDRSFRLLSVELTGNPADPGVQDTYRAFREAARDALAEEGLRTGFTGGIADRVDTADAEKTRSKAVGIAMLAVIVLLHVLVFRSALAALLPLLAVSVIGGAAAGAVVGAALLTGIGLSESTPSLISVVLMGIGIDYFLFLLFRFREQLREHPEQSGREAAAHVAGRVGTAITSAALTIVAAFATLGVASFGQFRVLGPAIALSVLVMLLGSLTLMPALLAVTGRKMFWPSRALAREPRAGSAARMGDRVARRPFVLVLASVALLGTLAAGVVGMRMDYGQGGGGGERTAAVATAAEISRALPAGVSDPTSVFVTASDGAALTSERLGGLSKALAGVGGVGQVADTVLSEDRRAARIDLFLTSDPQRQEARDLVTGPVRATALAHAPAGTQAHVGGTAAVFADIATAVDEDLRVVFPVAAALIALILLALLRSLLAPVILLASVGLGFAATLGASTLVFQHALDRPGVDFTLPLVLFLFVVALGTDYNILMSDRIREEMARPGPARAAVGRAVRHTAPAIATAGLVLAASFGSLAVTPAPSTQQIGFATALGIMLSAFVLSIVLVPALATLLGRSMWWPVRPRHRTQDTDPDLRRTPDRVLVG; encoded by the coding sequence ATGCCCACCCCCATGCCGCCCGTCCTGTCCCCGGTGATCCATTCTGGCACCGGCCGCCGCCCGTGCCACCCGACCACGGTCGTGACCCGTACCAGGACCGGAGTCCTGGTCGGCGCGGACGGCCGGACCCTGGTCCCGGGGTACGGATCCTCCCCCGACCCGACGTTTCGCCCGCTCGCCCCTGATGGTCTGGAGCCAGGCCGGAAACCCCCGGCCGGCACCGCACAGACCGGAGGAAATGTGATCCGCGCCCTGACCGGATTCTCGACGAGAAGTCCCTGGAAGGTGATCGCCCTGTGGGCGGTCCTGGGATTGGCGGCGGCCGTCCTGGGCCAGGCGTTCGTCTTCCGCGCCGTCCAGACCGGCAACGCCGGGTTCCTTCCCGCGCAGTACGACTCGGCGGCCGCTCTGAAGATCGCCGAGGAGCGGTTCGGGGCGAAGCCGGACGCCAACCTCCTGACCGTGCTGGTGGCCCGCTCGGACGGGGCGCCGCTCACCGCCGCCGACGAGCAGCGCATCGACGCGCAGGCCGAGCGGTTGTCCCGCAAGCGCATCGTCATGCCCAGGACCGAGGAGACGATGCCCCTCGCACAGGACCACTCCCAGGTCCCCCGGGTCAGCCCGGCCATGACGGCGCCCGACCGCTCCTTCCGGCTGCTGTCCGTCGAACTGACGGGGAACCCCGCCGATCCCGGCGTGCAGGACACCTACCGGGCCTTCCGGGAGGCGGCCCGGGACGCGCTGGCGGAAGAGGGCCTGCGCACCGGCTTCACCGGCGGGATCGCCGACCGGGTGGACACGGCGGACGCGGAGAAGACCCGCTCGAAGGCCGTCGGCATCGCCATGCTCGCGGTCATCGTCCTGTTGCACGTCCTCGTCTTCCGCAGCGCCCTGGCGGCCCTGTTGCCCCTGCTCGCGGTCAGCGTCATCGGGGGCGCCGCGGCGGGCGCGGTGGTCGGCGCCGCGCTGCTGACCGGGATCGGACTGTCCGAATCCACACCGAGTCTGATCAGTGTGGTTCTGATGGGCATCGGTATCGACTATTTCCTGTTCCTGCTCTTCCGCTTCCGGGAGCAACTGCGCGAACACCCCGAGCAGTCCGGGCGTGAAGCGGCCGCCCACGTCGCCGGGCGGGTGGGTACGGCCATCACCTCCGCGGCCCTGACCATCGTCGCCGCCTTCGCCACGCTCGGGGTCGCCTCCTTCGGCCAGTTCCGGGTCCTCGGACCGGCCATCGCGCTGTCCGTGCTGGTGATGCTCCTGGGCAGCCTGACCCTGATGCCGGCCCTGCTGGCGGTCACCGGCCGCAAGATGTTCTGGCCTTCCCGCGCCCTGGCGCGCGAGCCCCGTGCCGGGTCCGCCGCGCGGATGGGCGACCGGGTGGCGCGCCGCCCGTTCGTGCTGGTGCTGGCCTCGGTGGCGCTGCTCGGCACGCTGGCCGCCGGGGTCGTGGGGATGCGCATGGACTACGGGCAGGGCGGTGGGGGCGGCGAGCGCACCGCCGCAGTGGCCACCGCGGCCGAGATATCCCGTGCCCTGCCGGCCGGGGTGTCGGACCCGACCAGCGTCTTCGTGACCGCTTCCGACGGCGCCGCCCTGACCTCCGAACGCCTCGGCGGGCTGTCCAAGGCGCTCGCCGGGGTCGGCGGGGTGGGCCAGGTCGCGGACACCGTGCTCAGCGAGGACCGGCGGGCGGCGCGGATCGATCTGTTCCTCACCTCCGACCCGCAGCGGCAGGAGGCACGCGACCTGGTGACGGGTCCGGTCCGGGCCACGGCCCTGGCTCACGCTCCCGCGGGTACGCAGGCGCACGTGGGCGGCACCGCGGCGGTCTTCGCCGACATCGCGACGGCGGTGGACGAGGACCTGCGGGTGGTCTTCCCGGTGGCGGCGGCGCTCATCGCGCTGATCCTGCTCGCCCTGCTGCGGAGCCTGCTGGCACCGGTGATCCTGCTGGCCTCGGTCGGGCTCGGCTTCGCCGCCACCCTCGGTGCCTCGACCCTGGTGTTCCAGCACGCGCTGGACCGGCCCGGGGTGGACTTCACCCTGCCGCTCGTGCTGTTCCTGTTCGTGGTCGCGCTGGGCACCGACTACAACATCCTGATGAGCGACCGGATCCGGGAGGAGATGGCCCGGCCCGGTCCGGCCCGCGCCGCGGTCGGCCGTGCCGTGCGGCACACGGCGCCCGCCATCGCCACGGCGGGCCTGGTGCTGGCCGCCTCGTTCGGGAGCCTGGCGGTCACCCCCGCGCCGTCCACCCAGCAGATCGGTTTCGCGACGGCCCTCGGGATCATGCTCTCCGCCTTCGTCCTGTCGATCGTGCTGGTGCCCGCGCTGGCCACCCTGCTGGGGCGGTCCATGTGGTGGCCGGTGCGCCCGCGCCACCGCACGCAGGACACCGACCCGGACCTGCGGCGGACCCCGGACCGGGTGCTGGTCGGCTGA
- a CDS encoding response regulator — protein sequence MIRVLIADDQPLVRRGLALILGPDPEFEVVGEAEDGARAVALAHEVRPDVVVMDIRMPVMDGVKATEELARTLPGTRVLALSTFDMDEYVVAALRAGAYGFLPKDISPEELIAAVRIVHTGEAAVAPRLLSRLLSAYVRTPARPRPWAAGTPLELTPRELEIWRLMATGQGNAEIAAELDISISTVKNHITGIFGKLGVRDRTQAVIAAYESGLVEAGGASG from the coding sequence ATGATCCGTGTACTCATCGCCGACGACCAGCCGCTGGTCCGGCGTGGCCTGGCCCTGATCCTGGGCCCCGACCCGGAGTTCGAGGTCGTGGGAGAGGCCGAGGACGGAGCCAGGGCCGTGGCCCTCGCCCACGAGGTACGGCCCGACGTCGTCGTCATGGACATCCGGATGCCGGTCATGGACGGGGTCAAGGCCACCGAGGAACTCGCACGCACGCTCCCCGGGACCCGCGTCCTGGCCCTCAGCACCTTCGACATGGACGAGTACGTGGTCGCCGCCCTGCGCGCCGGCGCGTACGGATTCCTGCCCAAGGACATCTCCCCGGAGGAGCTGATCGCCGCGGTACGCATCGTCCACACCGGCGAGGCGGCCGTCGCGCCGCGGCTGCTCAGCCGGCTCCTCTCCGCCTACGTACGGACCCCCGCGCGGCCGCGGCCGTGGGCGGCCGGGACCCCCCTCGAACTCACCCCGCGCGAACTGGAGATCTGGCGGCTCATGGCCACCGGCCAGGGCAACGCCGAGATCGCCGCGGAACTCGACATCAGCATCTCCACGGTCAAGAACCACATCACCGGCATCTTCGGCAAGCTGGGCGTGCGCGACCGCACGCAAGCGGTGATCGCGGCGTACGAATCGGGCCTGGTGGAGGCCGGTGGCGCGAGCGGTTGA
- a CDS encoding FAD-dependent oxidoreductase produces MVGYDVDVAVVGAGPVGLGAALLLARAGLGVVVLERRPGPVTESRATDLHARTLEALTPSGLAEALLPLGRRVGAVEMWSGRRRLGGFDLARLRSPHPYVLTVPQCATEGLLAAEAERAGVRVHRSTAVRSVDEDADGVTVRSDALGPVRARWVVAADGASSTLRALAGTAFRGRTYAGAWQLADLRVEDPSLDAARVHMVGGPRGLLVVLPMHLDGWARVVMHLPHDRGEGLGGPEGIAAEAAARGWTAAVRECRWNSTFRTHRRLAAHDGRRRVLLIGDAAHVCSPIGGQGLNLGLRDAVSLAAALPAATARGGPEDAGLAAWRRARRADARGVLARTDLATRAWTLRSAPARAVRDTALRGALTTAAGRRLLAESVAGPRPTPSRPSLSDLAG; encoded by the coding sequence ATGGTGGGCTACGACGTCGATGTGGCAGTGGTGGGGGCGGGACCCGTCGGGCTGGGCGCGGCACTGCTGCTCGCCCGGGCCGGTCTCGGTGTGGTGGTGCTGGAGCGGCGTCCCGGGCCGGTCACCGAGTCGCGTGCCACGGACCTGCACGCGCGGACCCTGGAGGCCCTGACCCCGAGCGGGCTGGCCGAAGCCCTGCTCCCGCTCGGCCGACGCGTGGGCGCGGTGGAGATGTGGTCGGGGCGGCGCCGGCTCGGCGGCTTCGACCTGGCCCGGCTGCGCTCCCCGCACCCGTACGTCCTCACCGTGCCGCAGTGCGCGACCGAAGGTCTGCTCGCCGCGGAGGCCGAACGTGCGGGGGTGCGCGTGCACCGCTCGACCGCCGTCAGGTCCGTGGACGAGGACGCCGACGGCGTCACCGTGCGGTCGGACGCCCTCGGCCCGGTACGCGCGCGCTGGGTCGTGGCGGCCGACGGCGCGTCGAGCACCCTGCGCGCGCTGGCCGGCACGGCGTTCCGCGGCCGGACGTACGCCGGCGCGTGGCAGCTCGCAGACCTGCGGGTGGAGGATCCCTCACTCGACGCCGCCCGGGTCCACATGGTCGGCGGTCCGCGCGGCCTGCTCGTCGTGCTCCCGATGCACCTCGACGGCTGGGCCCGGGTCGTGATGCACCTGCCGCACGACCGGGGGGAGGGCCTGGGCGGCCCGGAGGGGATCGCCGCCGAGGCTGCGGCCCGGGGGTGGACGGCGGCGGTTCGCGAATGCCGCTGGAACAGTACCTTCCGCACCCACCGGCGCCTCGCCGCGCACGACGGGCGGCGGCGGGTGCTGCTGATCGGTGACGCCGCCCATGTGTGCAGCCCGATCGGCGGTCAGGGGCTCAACCTCGGGCTGCGGGACGCCGTCTCCCTCGCCGCGGCGCTGCCCGCCGCCACCGCCCGCGGCGGCCCGGAAGACGCGGGACTCGCGGCCTGGCGCCGCGCCCGACGGGCCGACGCACGGGGCGTCCTCGCCCGCACCGACCTCGCCACCCGTGCCTGGACATTGCGCTCCGCGCCCGCCCGCGCCGTACGGGACACGGCACTGCGGGGCGCCCTCACCACCGCGGCCGGCCGCCGCCTGCTCGCCGAGTCGGTCGCGGGGCCCCGGCCGACACCTTCTAGGCCGTCTCTTTCGGATCTTGCCGGTTAA
- a CDS encoding SDR family oxidoreductase produces MIVVMGATGATGNALLHSLAASGTPVRALTRTPHRPIPGTAGAHQPPAEVRYADAGDPHSLHTAFMGADQLFLAMANGPAQVELETRVIDIAAHAGIGHIVKISAPAAEPDSPVAVSRGHHAVEEHLRATGLTHTILRPYAFMQNLLRLAPSVAQGVIIGTTGDAPCNYIDCRDIGDVAAAALTRTDIAGGTYTLTGPEAVSYPELAARLTALTGHRIRYVDLTPDELRDHLIRNAHMPAWLADHVTEIQQLSVTRPEVPTTTVSDVLGRPPRTLDAFLHEHRAHFHR; encoded by the coding sequence ATGATCGTTGTCATGGGAGCGACCGGAGCGACCGGGAACGCCCTGCTCCACAGCCTCGCCGCATCCGGGACGCCCGTACGCGCACTGACCCGTACCCCGCACCGGCCGATCCCCGGCACAGCCGGCGCTCATCAGCCTCCCGCCGAGGTCCGGTACGCCGACGCCGGCGATCCCCACTCCCTGCACACCGCCTTCATGGGCGCCGACCAGCTCTTCCTCGCCATGGCCAACGGCCCCGCACAGGTCGAACTCGAAACCCGCGTCATCGACATCGCCGCACACGCCGGCATCGGACACATCGTCAAGATCTCCGCACCCGCCGCCGAACCCGACTCCCCGGTCGCCGTCTCCCGCGGACACCACGCCGTCGAGGAACACCTGCGCGCCACCGGCCTCACCCACACCATCCTGCGCCCCTACGCGTTCATGCAGAACCTCCTGCGCCTGGCTCCCTCCGTCGCCCAGGGCGTCATCATCGGCACGACGGGCGACGCACCCTGCAACTACATCGACTGCCGCGACATCGGCGACGTCGCGGCCGCCGCCCTCACCCGGACCGACATCGCGGGCGGGACCTACACGCTGACCGGCCCCGAAGCCGTCTCCTACCCCGAACTCGCCGCACGGCTGACCGCCCTGACCGGCCATCGGATCCGCTACGTCGACCTCACGCCGGACGAACTGCGCGACCACCTCATCCGCAACGCCCACATGCCCGCCTGGCTCGCCGACCACGTGACGGAGATCCAGCAACTGTCCGTCACCCGGCCCGAAGTCCCCACCACCACCGTCAGCGACGTCCTGGGCCGCCCGCCCCGCACCCTCGACGCCTTCCTCCACGAGCACCGCGCCCACTTCCACCGCTAG
- a CDS encoding sensor histidine kinase has product MAIAAGATDLVGFSLTTLTEGGSLGVTTAALLVVSAMTLLARRDHPLPVLGAVLALGALLNVAAPLSPHFTLSLTVALYSVARGCRPAVVAVTVVAAVPLVSAGQRGWPLPYGWWGLAGNAVAALITVTAAVVVNHRQREAEAQRTRLADRAVAEERRRIARELHDIVAHHITTMQLMAGGARANLAYDPEVSREALVTLEDSGRMALREMRQLLDVLRAGEEPEQTPPAPQPGADDLGRIITESRLAGTETEFTVDGPVRPLPPTVGLTVFRIVQEALTNTRKHAGRARAHVRLTYHGDEVGVEVRDDGAGAQVPPARPTARSGYGLIGMHERVALQGGTLEAAALAGGGFRVAARIPLPVQDSA; this is encoded by the coding sequence GTGGCGATAGCGGCCGGCGCCACCGACCTCGTCGGCTTCTCCCTGACGACCCTGACCGAGGGCGGGTCCCTCGGCGTGACCACGGCCGCCCTGCTGGTCGTCTCGGCGATGACGCTGCTCGCCCGGCGCGACCACCCGCTGCCGGTCCTCGGCGCCGTACTGGCCCTGGGCGCCCTGCTGAACGTGGCCGCACCGCTGTCCCCGCACTTCACCCTCAGCCTCACGGTCGCCCTCTACTCGGTGGCCAGGGGGTGCCGGCCCGCCGTGGTCGCGGTGACGGTGGTCGCGGCGGTCCCCCTCGTCTCGGCGGGCCAGCGCGGCTGGCCGCTGCCCTACGGCTGGTGGGGTCTGGCCGGCAACGCGGTGGCCGCCCTCATCACCGTCACCGCCGCCGTGGTGGTCAACCACCGGCAGCGGGAGGCCGAGGCCCAGCGGACGCGGCTCGCCGACCGGGCGGTGGCCGAGGAGCGCCGCCGGATCGCGCGCGAACTGCACGACATCGTCGCCCACCACATCACCACCATGCAGCTCATGGCCGGCGGCGCGCGGGCCAACCTGGCGTACGACCCCGAGGTGTCCCGGGAGGCGCTGGTCACCCTGGAGGACTCCGGGCGCATGGCGCTGCGCGAGATGCGCCAACTCCTCGACGTGCTACGGGCCGGGGAGGAACCGGAACAGACCCCGCCGGCGCCGCAGCCCGGGGCGGACGACCTCGGCCGGATCATCACCGAGTCCCGGCTGGCCGGAACGGAGACGGAGTTCACCGTCGACGGGCCGGTCCGCCCGCTCCCGCCGACCGTGGGCCTCACCGTCTTCCGGATCGTCCAGGAGGCCCTGACCAACACCCGCAAGCACGCGGGCAGGGCGCGGGCCCACGTACGGCTCACGTACCACGGGGACGAGGTGGGCGTGGAGGTGCGCGACGACGGAGCGGGAGCGCAGGTGCCGCCCGCACGCCCCACGGCGCGCTCCGGGTACGGTCTGATCGGTATGCACGAGCGGGTCGCCCTGCAGGGCGGAACCCTGGAGGCCGCCGCCCTTGCCGGTGGCGGATTCCGGGTGGCGGCCCGGATCCCTCTCCCGGTCCAAGACTCCGCCTGA
- a CDS encoding ABC transporter permease/substrate binding protein, which translates to MPRLHLGDWVDRGVDFLQSHLSWLFEAISALVTGLYDGIDAVLSAPAPLLFAGILAVAAWWLRGLLAGLLAFAGFALVDSLGLWEDAMSTLSLVLVATLVTLAFAIPLGIWASRSDRVSALLRPVLDFMQTMPAMVYLIPGIIFFGVGVVPGIIATIIFSLPPGVRMTELGIRQVDGELVEAAEAFGTSPRDTLVRVQLPLALPTVMAGVNQVIMLGLSMVVIAGMVGGGGLGGAVYKAIGNVDIGLGFEAGVSIVILAMYLDRMTGALGRQVSPIGRRTLAKARAAATGAAKLWNHRPQPAYAIGGAVVLALVAGGLNTFGGTAAEEGPAGAANIGKGRTLSVGYIPWDEGIASTFLWKELLERRGYKVDARQLEAGALYTGLAGGQLDFQTDAWLPVTHAQYWEKYGNKLEDLGSWYGPTSLELSVPSYMKDVRSLADLKGKADQFKGRIIGIEPSAGEMSILKDKVLKEYGLDGEYKVVDGSTPGMLAELKRAYEKKEPVAVVLWSPHWAYSSYELTKLEDPKGAWGKGDGIHTLARKGFAEDEPKVAQWLKSFKLTEEQLTGLEAKIQETGKGKEQQAVRAWLQDHPEIDRLAQP; encoded by the coding sequence ATGCCCCGCCTGCACCTCGGCGACTGGGTCGACCGTGGAGTCGACTTCCTCCAGAGCCATCTCTCCTGGCTGTTCGAGGCCATCAGCGCCCTCGTCACCGGCCTCTACGACGGCATCGACGCCGTCCTCTCCGCCCCCGCCCCGCTGCTCTTCGCGGGCATCCTCGCCGTCGCCGCCTGGTGGCTGCGCGGTCTGCTGGCGGGCCTGCTCGCCTTCGCGGGCTTCGCGCTGGTCGACTCCCTCGGCCTGTGGGAGGACGCCATGTCCACCCTGTCCCTGGTCCTGGTCGCCACCCTCGTCACCCTGGCGTTCGCGATCCCGCTCGGCATCTGGGCCTCCAGATCCGACCGGGTCAGCGCCCTGCTGCGGCCGGTCCTGGACTTCATGCAGACCATGCCGGCCATGGTCTACCTGATCCCCGGCATCATCTTCTTCGGGGTGGGCGTGGTGCCCGGCATCATCGCGACCATCATCTTCTCGCTGCCTCCGGGCGTCCGGATGACCGAGCTCGGCATCCGCCAGGTCGACGGGGAACTGGTCGAGGCCGCCGAGGCCTTCGGCACCAGCCCGCGCGACACCCTCGTACGCGTCCAGCTCCCGCTGGCCCTGCCCACCGTCATGGCGGGCGTCAACCAGGTCATCATGCTGGGCCTGTCCATGGTCGTCATCGCCGGCATGGTCGGCGGCGGCGGACTCGGCGGCGCCGTCTACAAGGCCATCGGCAACGTCGACATCGGCCTCGGTTTCGAGGCGGGCGTCTCCATCGTCATCCTCGCCATGTACCTGGACCGGATGACCGGCGCGCTCGGCCGTCAGGTCTCCCCGATCGGCCGCCGTACGCTCGCCAAGGCGCGGGCCGCAGCGACCGGCGCGGCCAAGCTGTGGAACCACCGCCCCCAGCCCGCGTACGCGATCGGCGGCGCCGTGGTCCTGGCGCTCGTCGCGGGCGGCCTGAACACCTTCGGCGGCACCGCCGCCGAGGAGGGCCCGGCCGGGGCCGCGAACATCGGCAAGGGCCGCACCCTCTCCGTCGGCTACATCCCGTGGGACGAGGGCATCGCCTCCACCTTCCTGTGGAAGGAGCTCCTGGAGCGCCGCGGCTACAAGGTCGACGCCCGCCAGCTGGAGGCCGGAGCGCTGTACACCGGCCTGGCCGGCGGCCAGCTCGACTTCCAGACCGACGCCTGGCTGCCCGTCACCCACGCCCAGTACTGGGAGAAGTACGGGAACAAGCTGGAGGACCTCGGTTCCTGGTACGGCCCCACCTCACTGGAGCTGTCCGTGCCCTCGTACATGAAGGACGTGCGCTCGCTCGCCGACCTCAAGGGCAAGGCGGATCAGTTCAAGGGCCGGATCATCGGCATCGAGCCGAGCGCCGGCGAGATGTCGATCCTCAAGGACAAGGTCCTGAAGGAGTACGGCCTCGACGGCGAGTACAAGGTCGTCGACGGCTCCACGCCCGGCATGCTCGCCGAGCTGAAGCGGGCCTACGAGAAGAAGGAGCCCGTCGCGGTCGTCCTGTGGTCCCCGCACTGGGCGTACTCCTCCTACGAGCTGACCAAGCTCGAGGACCCCAAGGGCGCCTGGGGCAAGGGCGACGGGATCCACACCCTGGCCCGCAAGGGCTTCGCGGAGGACGAGCCGAAGGTCGCCCAGTGGCTGAAGTCCTTCAAGCTCACCGAGGAGCAGCTGACCGGCCTGGAAGCGAAGATCCAGGAGACCGGGAAGGGCAAGGAACAGCAGGCGGTCCGCGCCTGGCTGCAGGACCACCCCGAGATCGACCGGCTCGCCCAGCCCTAG
- a CDS encoding quaternary amine ABC transporter ATP-binding protein, giving the protein MSTLQAEHVYKVFGRRPADSAAAVRALESGASRDELRADGTTAAVIDASFDVRPGQIFVVMGLSGSGKSTLLRMLNGLLEPTAGRILFGGQDLTALSASELRHVRSTKISMVFQHFALFPHRNVLENAGYGLEVQGVPRPERERRAAEALALCGLEGWERSWPDELSGGMQQRVGLARALATDADLLLMDESFSALDPLIRRDMQDQLLELQKRLKKTIVFITHDLNEAMRLGDGIAVMRDGRIVQQGTAEDILTRPADDYVASFIQDVDRSRVLTADAVMDDPEPAADACDCPTVTAGTPLADLCAVSARVPHAVAVTGADGSVIGSVPQDRLIAFIGDEQRPPMYCAEVAA; this is encoded by the coding sequence GTGTCCACGCTCCAGGCCGAGCACGTCTACAAGGTGTTCGGGAGGCGTCCCGCCGACAGCGCTGCCGCCGTCCGCGCGCTCGAAAGCGGTGCAAGCCGCGACGAGTTGCGCGCCGACGGGACCACCGCTGCCGTGATCGACGCCTCCTTCGACGTCCGGCCCGGCCAGATCTTCGTCGTCATGGGTCTGTCCGGATCGGGCAAGTCCACTCTGCTGCGCATGCTGAACGGCCTGCTGGAACCCACCGCGGGACGCATCCTCTTCGGCGGCCAGGACCTCACCGCGCTGAGCGCGAGCGAGCTGCGCCACGTACGGTCCACGAAGATCTCCATGGTCTTCCAGCACTTCGCGCTGTTCCCGCACCGCAACGTGCTGGAGAACGCCGGCTACGGGCTGGAGGTACAGGGCGTGCCCCGCCCCGAGCGTGAGCGGCGCGCCGCCGAGGCCCTGGCCCTGTGCGGACTCGAAGGCTGGGAGCGGTCCTGGCCCGACGAGCTCTCCGGCGGCATGCAGCAGCGGGTCGGCCTCGCCCGTGCCCTGGCCACCGACGCCGACCTCCTGCTGATGGACGAGTCCTTCAGCGCGCTGGACCCGCTGATCCGCCGCGACATGCAGGACCAGCTGCTGGAGCTCCAGAAGCGACTGAAGAAGACCATCGTCTTCATCACCCACGACCTCAACGAGGCCATGCGCCTCGGCGACGGCATCGCCGTCATGCGCGACGGCCGCATCGTCCAGCAGGGCACCGCCGAGGACATCCTCACCCGTCCCGCGGACGACTACGTCGCCTCCTTCATCCAGGACGTGGACCGCTCCCGGGTCCTGACGGCCGACGCCGTCATGGACGACCCGGAGCCGGCCGCCGACGCCTGCGACTGTCCCACCGTCACCGCCGGGACCCCGCTCGCCGACCTGTGCGCCGTCAGCGCCCGCGTCCCGCACGCGGTCGCCGTCACCGGCGCGGACGGCTCCGTCATCGGCTCCGTACCCCAGGACCGCCTCATCGCCTTCATCGGCGACGAACAGCGGCCCCCGATGTACTGCGCGGAGGTGGCCGCCTGA
- a CDS encoding MarR family winged helix-turn-helix transcriptional regulator — MTRDGTDGEAPTLDQARRQVEHYGLEVDPQAVLVAVRLISAGARVGRAAEAHFARFGLSTGRYRLLADLEDHGGEKSPSHLAVDLGVSRATVTGLLDGLEREGLIARRPSTEDGRGTVAVLTARGAQRLRDMAPEHFGRLEAMVGGLSVEERAVFLDLLARVVRGSAALAAD, encoded by the coding sequence ATGACGAGGGACGGCACCGACGGCGAGGCACCCACGCTGGACCAGGCCAGGCGGCAGGTCGAGCACTACGGCCTGGAGGTCGATCCGCAGGCGGTACTGGTCGCGGTGCGCCTGATCTCGGCGGGTGCGCGGGTCGGCCGGGCGGCCGAGGCGCACTTCGCCCGGTTCGGCCTGTCGACGGGGCGCTACCGCCTGCTCGCGGACCTCGAGGACCACGGCGGAGAGAAGTCCCCCTCACACCTCGCCGTCGACCTCGGCGTCTCCAGGGCCACGGTCACCGGCCTGCTGGACGGCCTGGAACGCGAAGGACTGATCGCCCGCCGCCCGTCCACGGAGGACGGCCGGGGCACGGTGGCCGTCCTGACCGCGCGCGGGGCGCAGCGCCTGCGCGACATGGCGCCCGAGCATTTCGGGCGGCTGGAGGCGATGGTGGGCGGGCTTTCGGTCGAGGAGCGCGCGGTGTTCCTGGATCTGCTCGCCCGCGTCGTGCGCGGCAGTGCGGCCCTGGCGGCGGACTGA